A single region of the Salvia splendens isolate huo1 chromosome 18, SspV2, whole genome shotgun sequence genome encodes:
- the LOC121775999 gene encoding nudix hydrolase 18, mitochondrial-like, which produces MELKNLSARTGRHLQRYNLLGHRQVVGCIPYRYRSPRGASVVGEEDIEVLVITAQRKGKGVLFPKGGWEIDESIEEAALRETVEEAGVVGDVQNKLGKWSFNSKNRESFYEGHMFPLLVKEQLEIWPERDIRQRLWISAREARRMCEYWWMKEALELLVNRLTSQPKTEMVSLPNLALVAANA; this is translated from the exons ATGGAGTTGAAGAATTTGTCAGCTCGCACTGGTCGCCATCTCCAGCGTTACAATTTACTCGGCCACCGCCAAGTTGTTGG ATGTATTCCATATAGATATAGGAGTCCACGTGGAGCGTCTGTGGTGGGCGAGGAAGATATTGAGGTTCTTGTTATAACCGCACAAAGAAAAGGCAAAGGGGTTTTGTTTCCAAAG GGTGGTTGGGAAATTGATGAATCTATTGAAGAAGCAGCGTTGCGCGAAACAGTGGAGGAGGCCGGTGTTGTCGGAGATGTTCAG AATAAATTGGGTAAATGGAGTTTCAATAGCAAAAACAGAGAGAGCTTCTATGAAGGTCACATGTTCCCATTGCTAGTAAAGGAGCAGCTGGAAATCTGGCCTGAGAGAGACATCCGTCAAAGATTATGG ATAAGTGCTAGAGAAGCAAGAAGGATGTGTGAATACTGGTGGATGAAGGAAGCTCTAGAGTTACTAGTGAATCGCCTCACCTCACAGCCCAAAACAGAAATGGTGAGCTTACCAAATCTAGCTTTGGTAGCAGCAAATGCTTGA